The Thiomicrorhabdus lithotrophica DNA segment TTTGCCAGGAGTATATAGTTTAGACCAATCCATTCATTCAGGCTTAGATGAAAAGGTTGCTACTGACTATTTACAATGCCAACCCGCTGATTTGATTTTAAATATTGTCGATGCTACGAGCTTAGAGCGCCAACTATTTTTAACCGCGCAATTACTGCACATGGGGCTGCCTGTTGTCGTCGTTCTTAACCGCATGGATTTACTTCAAGAGCGTAACTTACGAATTGATGTTGATAAGCTATCAGAGCAACTTGGTTGTCCAGTTGTCCCCGTATCTGCATACTACAATAAAGGCATAGACCAGCTTAAACAGCATTTACCCCAAATGCTAAATAAACACTCAGACCTCCATTTTGACCTTCCTAAGGTACTGCATAACTCGGTTCATGCAGTAAGGGACGAACAGAAAAATTCGGATTCTGATTCTTGCTGGAAAACGCTGCAGATGCTTATAGAGCCGAGCTTTGCTCCATTAGAATTACAGAGTTTCTGTCTAGCAGAAAAGAAAAAGCTTGAAACACACTACCAAGAAGATTTAGCGCTAATTGCCGCTGACTTATATTTTCAGTATGCTCATGATGCAACCCATTCTAGCCAAGAAAACACCGATCAATTTACCCGTAACACAACCGATAGAATTGACCGCTGGACACTTCACCCTCTTTTTGGAATGCCAATATTCTTAGGCATAATGTATCTTGTTTTTGCGCTCTCGATTACCGTGGGGAATGCCTTTTTAGATTTCTTTGATTTAGGAGCACAAGCCCTGTTTGTGGATGGCCCATCGGCTTTATTAAGTTCTATCGATGCTCCAAGCTGGCTTATCGCCTTCCTGGCTCAAGGTATTGGCGGCGGAATGCAAGTAGTCGCTACGTTTATTCCAGTTATTGGAGCACTTTTTCTGCTGTTATCTATTATGGAAGAAACTGGCTATATGCAAAGAGCGGCCTTAATTATGGATGGTTTGATGCGTCGCCTGGGCCTTTCCGGTCAGGCCTTTATACCTTTAGTCGTTGGGTTTGGCTGCAATATTCCTGCCGTTCTGGCTAGTCGAACCCTTCCAGACCAACGTGACCGCATTATGACCATTATGATGACGCCATTTATGTCTTGCAGCGCCCGTTTAACCGTTTACGTTATGTTTGCTACGGCTTTCTTTAGTGATAATGCGGCGTTAATCGTATTCTCGCTCTATTTAGTTGGGATTTTAGCCGCTATCTTAACTGCGCTTATCCTAAAGAAAACATTATTACCAGGTGAAGCGCCATCACTCTTAATGGAGCTACCTATTTACCATAAACCAGCCATTATTAACGTGCTACTAAATACAAGAAACAAGCTTAAAAGTTTTATTTTGGATGCCGGTAAAATTATTGTATTGGTTGTTTTAGTATTAAACTTCTTCAATAGCCTAGGTACAGATGGTAGCTTTGGACATGAAAACCAATCAACCTCGGTATTAAGTACTGTGGCTAA contains these protein-coding regions:
- the feoB gene encoding Fe(2+) transporter permease subunit FeoB, which translates into the protein MTVIKPKIKYKKQAQPGKHAYQIGLIGNPNCGKTTLFNRLTGAQQTTGNWPGVTVEQKSGYFELNDKSYHLIDLPGVYSLDQSIHSGLDEKVATDYLQCQPADLILNIVDATSLERQLFLTAQLLHMGLPVVVVLNRMDLLQERNLRIDVDKLSEQLGCPVVPVSAYYNKGIDQLKQHLPQMLNKHSDLHFDLPKVLHNSVHAVRDEQKNSDSDSCWKTLQMLIEPSFAPLELQSFCLAEKKKLETHYQEDLALIAADLYFQYAHDATHSSQENTDQFTRNTTDRIDRWTLHPLFGMPIFLGIMYLVFALSITVGNAFLDFFDLGAQALFVDGPSALLSSIDAPSWLIAFLAQGIGGGMQVVATFIPVIGALFLLLSIMEETGYMQRAALIMDGLMRRLGLSGQAFIPLVVGFGCNIPAVLASRTLPDQRDRIMTIMMTPFMSCSARLTVYVMFATAFFSDNAALIVFSLYLVGILAAILTALILKKTLLPGEAPSLLMELPIYHKPAIINVLLNTRNKLKSFILDAGKIIVLVVLVLNFFNSLGTDGSFGHENQSTSVLSTVAKAATPIVEPLGITEENWPATVGLFTGLLAKEVVVGSLDALYQSSSIEEVDADEYQFVAALQEALSTIPENVSNIFYDIQDPLGLQSIEDVADKSAIAEDQGFTLSTLDKMANYFDGQIGAYAYLLLILLYFPCVATFGAIKQELGWRWALYSGSWSMFLGYSVAVGFYQTVTYAQHPQQTLTWLALIALAFAILYGALWQQGKPYRITKATQN